In one Culex quinquefasciatus strain JHB chromosome 2, VPISU_Cqui_1.0_pri_paternal, whole genome shotgun sequence genomic region, the following are encoded:
- the LOC119766798 gene encoding basement membrane proteoglycan-like: MWRSVVVLLALSASCSGLELQSEESTLLNHLSAVVPHGKRLKLKVENLNHPALRWRFNGRPVSEKCEVAIAQSSSTLSCPDMDWSDAGLYEYEAIAADGRREIVLAVDVKVAECTEELAAKQQQQLFLKKVQEECFCSGITDRCRKAASLFRNRIVANVTESDMVDLKISSDTVEESWSEDSEQESWTYYSLPSSQVGNLLKSYGGFFDFPTNDDGIDEDGPDVILKGKYYTLVHHNRRELLSSEVSRSKIEMTEDDWRQLNGEVVTKSVFMTVLGNVKAFYVKCHQFRLAEPQLMVLDSADWVDRGLGVVKTVEECECRTGYKGMSCESCSRGYYRRHAVGVQGICVSIREKWESLKASHSLKHKYA; this comes from the exons ATGTGGCGTTCGGTAGTGGTGCTTCTTGCGCTTTCCGCGAGCTGTTCCGGACTAG AGCTCCAGTCCGAGGAATCGACTCTGTTGAACCACCTCAGCGCGGTTGTTCCCCACGGGAAGCGTCTCAAGCTGAAGGTAGAGAACCTGAACCATCCGGCCCTACGATGGCGCTTCAATGGTCGTCCGGTGTCGGAAAAATGCGAGGTCGCGATCGCGCAGTCCTCCAGCACGTTGAGCTGTCCGGATATGGACTGGAGCGATGCCGGACTGTACGAGTACGAGGCGATCGCGGCGGATGGGCGACGAGAGATCGTGCTGGCAGTGGACGTTAAGGTGGCAGAGTGTACGGAGGAGCTGGCTGcgaagcagcagcaacagctgtTCCTGAAGAAGGTTCAGGAAGAGTGCTTCTGCTCGGGGATTACCGACAGGTGTCGGAAGGCGGCGAGTCTGTTTAGGAATCGGATCGTGGCGAATGTCACCGAGTCGGATATGGTGGATTTGAAGATCTCCAGCGATACCGTTGAGGAGTCGTGGAGTGAGGACTCCGAGCAGGAATCGTGGACGTACTATTCACTGCCGTCGTCGCAGGTTGGGAATCTGTTGAAATCGTACGGAGGATTCTTTGACTTTCCCACGAACGATGACGGGATCGACGAGGACGGTCCGGATGTGATTTTGAAGGGGAAGTACTATACACTGGTTCATCACAACCGTCGCGAGCTGCTGAGTAGTGAGGTTAGTCGGAGTAAGATTGAGATGACCGAGGACGACTGGCGTCAGCTGAATGGTGAAGTCGTTACGAAGTCGGTGTTCATGACGGTGCTGGGAAACGTGAAGGCTTTCTACGTCAAGTGTCACCAGTTTCGACTAGCGGAACCGCAGCTGATGGTTTTGGATAGTGCCGATTGGGTCGATCGAGGATTGGGCGTAGTGAAAACCGTTGAAGAATGCGAGTGTCGCACGGGTTACAAGGGCATGTCATGCGAGAGTTGTTCCAGAGGATACTACCGTCGGCATGCCGTAGGTGTTCAGGGAATCTGCGTGTCGATCAGGGAAAAGTGGGAATCACTGAAAGCTTCCCACAGCTTGAAGCACAAGTACGCCTAG